The sequence AAGATGCAGTTAAACATGGCTATCTCAACACAGATGCTCAGTTTCTAAAGCAAGATTTAAGAGGTGGCTCATGTTGTGTCACAGCTCTCATTCGCAATGGAAATCTTGTTGTATCTAATGCGGGTGACTGTCGTGCTGTCATGAGCATACAGGGTATATCTGAAGCCCTCACATCTGACCACCGCCCTTCTAGAGAAGATGAGAAGAACAGAATTGAAACCTTGGTGAGCAGCTTGTCAAAACCAAGCATGATTTTATGTTTGATCCTTGGAAAGCCACATTTGAATTGCCATTAACAGGGTTGTGGTAGAATTTGTTTTTGCAGGGCGGTTATGTTGATTTAATCCGTGGTGCCTGGAGAATTCAGGGATCCTTGGCTGTTTCCAGGGGTATCGGAGACCGCCATCTTAAGCAGTGGGTAATAGCAGAGCCCGAGACAAAAGTTTTGAGAATCAAGCCTGAGCACGAGTTTTTGATCCTGGCTTCTGACGGTTTATGGGATATGGTATGTTCTTACAGGCAACTCTTTCATATAAACTGTTAGTTTTATATACGTTTGTGGGTGTTTGGTTTAGCTGTTAGGAGCTAGCTGATAGCTTTTTGACACTTAACATGATTTTCTTCCAGTTAATACCTGACGGAATTCCTTTTCATTTGgttttaggttggtaatcagGAAGCTGTGGATATTGTTAGACCTTTGTGCATAGGAGTGGATAAGCCAGATCCATTGTCTGCTTGTAAAAAGCTTGTTGATCTATCTGTTAGCCGAGGCTCTACTGATGATATTAGTGTGATGATGATTCAAATGCAGCACTATGTGTAGTTCTGCCATTAGCATTTGAAGATTTGGAAATCCAGCTGACAAATAGATACGCTGGATTTGGGTCTGTCTTGCTATTCTGGTGTTTCCAAAGAACTTTGCGTTGCTGGGTGGCTCCCTTTAGATTTCAGCTGCTGCAGTGGGACTTTTTGGTGGCAGAAATATGGCA is a genomic window of Ricinus communis isolate WT05 ecotype wild-type chromosome 2, ASM1957865v1, whole genome shotgun sequence containing:
- the LOC8262826 gene encoding probable protein phosphatase 2C 25 isoform X2 codes for the protein MSCSVAVSNSPVFSPSSSLFCNKPSETLTLTLTQLKASASNSPSSSSSSPSSSPRSPFRLRLQKPPAASSSLGSSSSSSAVLKRKRPARLDIPVIEMGFGVGGPITPAAEMAAEIEREGCGYSVYCKRGRREAMEDRFSAVLDLQAHPKQAFFGVFDGHGGSKAAEYAAQNLDKNIVDEIVRRDEEHIEDAVKHGYLNTDAQFLKQDLRGGSCCVTALIRNGNLVVSNAGDCRAVMSIQGISEALTSDHRPSREDEKNRIETLGGYVDLIRGAWRIQGSLAVSRGIGDRHLKQWVIAEPETKVLRIKPEHEFLILASDGLWDMVGNQEAVDIVRPLCIGVDKPDPLSACKKLVDLSVSRGSTDDISVMMIQMQHYV
- the LOC8262826 gene encoding probable protein phosphatase 2C 25 isoform X1 produces the protein MSCSVAVSNSPVFSPSSSLFCNKPSETLTLTLTQLKASASNSPSSSSSSPSSSPRSPFRLRLQKPPAASSSLGSSSSSSAVLKRKRPARLDIPVIEMGFGVGGPITPAAEMAAEIEREGCGYSVYCKRGRREAMEDRFSAVLDLQAHPKQAFFGVFDGHGGSKAAEYAAQNLDKNIVDEIVRRDEEHIEDAVKHGYLNTDAQFLKQDLRGGSCCVTALIRNGNLVVSNAGDCRAVMSIQGISEALTSDHRPSREDEKNRIETLNLFLQGGYVDLIRGAWRIQGSLAVSRGIGDRHLKQWVIAEPETKVLRIKPEHEFLILASDGLWDMVGNQEAVDIVRPLCIGVDKPDPLSACKKLVDLSVSRGSTDDISVMMIQMQHYV